TCTTGAAAATGTGCAGGGCTCGAAAGAGGGGTAGAGAACTCCTCCGTGGGTTGAAGCTCCTCAAATTTCGTAAATGTTACCAGCACTCGTATTGTTGGGACGATTGGGATGGCAATCTGTACGATAACACATTCATCAGTCAAACATGGGACAAAAACATCCAGTACATTCGAGCGAACTCTGAGCAAGAAAAGAAGCCAAGGAAAGTATCAATTTATTGCAACAGGCTCAACTATCTTTCAAATCATGCAGTATTAATCTGTACAAGACAAGTACTCCTCAACAATTACGAGAGCGTGTTCTTCCTCGAACATCAAAACTTTAATAGCATCTTCTTAACACACTATATGTGCCTTAAATACAAAATACATGACAATGTGGTTGTTTCATTGCAAAACACACGAGGGGTAACTTAAAGATGTTATATAATTGGAAATTAATTTTATCACGATGGAGTTGTATTTGCTTAAAATTTGAGAAAAGGTGATCATATTTTTACAAAAGGCTCCACaatctagactaattaataGATATAAAGATATTTGGATGGAAAGAATATAAGGAATCATTAGAAAACATTTTGTGATGAATGCACCGTTTTATAGGCCATTTGTTCCTATTAGATCAATGGTAATAGAGAAAGAAGAAAACTAACTAAGAAACCAATCCCGGTCGTCATCTCTAGCTTCACAGCAGCTTATCTCACAATATTTCCTCATGAGGCCAACATACTGTCAATTCTCACCCTAGGCAGTGACTGATGTTCCCACAACAAAGACACCAACCACTCAAATTTTTGCATGCTACAGTATCACCATGTACACATCAAAATGGGGAGAGAGCAATCCACAAACAGGAAAGGAGATAATTTTTCCCCTTTTCTTCAGTAACTCAAAgattatttaaacaaaactaATGCAGAAAATACTTgtattgaaataaaatttaacaTGGGACGGACAAATTTTTTGTGGTATCAAGGTAGAAATTGGGCATAGTTGGTTCCGCATAGACGTCAACTGGTTCCGCATAGACGTCAACATATCAGCTTTGCACCATCTTCGATTTTACCATCCTTCGGTAGTATCCACTTTAAAAGAAACGTGGATTATTAAATGAACTTTTCCAGTTTTTCTCGAAAGGTACGAGGTATTGGACCCTATGCTAACTTACTACACCCACCAGTTAGTCCAGAGCTCTATACATGCATGAACCAACATTTGCcaaattatatcatcaacaaaGTGCATGAGAGGAGAGTATCGGTACATACCTTCACAGGGAAAGTGCCAAGAGGAAGTTTGGTTGTCAGCAGCTCCCGCAATCTTCTAACAGCTTTTACCTTGTTCGCGAGAATGTCAAGCAAGGGCAACAGCTCTTCCGTTTTCAAAGGGAAATCAGGTGTCAACCATAAAACAGGTCTTAAACCTTTCTTATACTCGCTTTCATTTTTTGGTTCACCAGAAGTccctttcttctttttcttcttgcCACTTTTATCTTTTGACTTTTTAAGGTCCCCACTATCTTCCCTAAGAAACTCAGACGAAGATCTTTGGCTGTCATTGGACTTATGCTTGCTATCATCGGATGCCAACTTTGAGAATTTAAGACTCTTTGAATCCTCAGGCTCGTCTCCAGGGGTCTTTGCACCTTTCTTATTCCAACCAAACCAACTTTTCTTCTCTTTGGTAACGCCATTAGATTCACAACTTCCAAAAGAACCACCATTTAAGTTTTCATGACAGTCCTCTTCAGAGTCTTCATCCTCCCCAAAACCAGCTCCCGTGTGAAGTGCAGAATCTAACTGCATTCTTTCTTCAGCTGTCAATACATCATCATAATCGTCATGCTCACCTGCACCGGCCATTCTGTCATCTTCATTAACTGAAAATAGTTCCTCATCGGTCATAGCCCCTGGAACCCTCCTCGACTTCACACTCACCATCACATGAAGCATATCATAAACCTTGGCCTTCCAAGTTCCAACCATCTCAGTTCTTTCCTGTCTTCTCCAATTTAAATGGGAAACAAGCTCCGCCTGAGTGACATCAATTCCCGGCCTGTACATGTTAGTTTGAGACATCAAAGCCACTTCATGAGCAACTTCAGCTTCCGATGGTTGCACGCCAGCTCCTTCAAAAGCATTTGTAATCTCTTTTTCCTTGTGGGCAAGCACAATCAAAGAGCCCGGAGGCAAAGAGACATTTCCATCTTCTGATGAATGCCCCTCTCCAAGAAAGAGAAACGTTTGGTCAGAGCGTTGAATACGAAACCCATCAAACCCAGCAAGGGTCATATCTGCTCGTAGATTAGAACCACGTTTCCATATTCGATAAGTGTCTGATGGGGCAATTCTACCGATGAATGGTATAACTGAACTCTCAAAGTGGAAGCTTATCTCCATATAGAAGTCACGTATTCGGGCTGCTGAAGCCACAATCCTAGGAAGTCTACGGCACCATTTTGCCCAGGCAAGAGGCTGGTAGTGTCTAGCAATTATCATGGCAATATTCTCCTCCCGAGTACAAACTGCCTCCTGGAGCGCACTCCATCCATTCTCATTCTGAAGACTCCAATCAGCACCTGCGGCCATTAAAATTTCAGCTGAAATCGCATCACGCAAACGCACAGCGAGGTGCAATGGGGTTTCCCTTCCAGGAACATCCCGTCTGTCAATCACCGCGGACACAGCATCAGCATCACGTTCAGCAGCCACAGACTCGGCCTCCGTGTTAACCTCCCCTGCTTTCGCTAGCCGAGGGAGTGCTGCCACGATCCTTCTCAATGCTACATAATCACGCCGCAGCACAAACAAATGGGCGGGACTATGTGCATATTTTGACGAATCCTCCATCGTATCTCTTCGACTAACCCACCCCCTTGTCTCTAACCAGTTCTAATCAGCTGCAATTGCTTCTCCTATTCAACTAAACCACAGATGAAAACCAAACTCTACCGCATTATGCATAAACAATTCCCATCACCCATGATCTAAAGAGCCTAGAAATTAGAAAAGCGATACCGTTGTTAAAACTTGCAAGATAATCGCAGATATTCTCCAGCACATAAAACTTTCAAACCCAATTCAACAACAGACAAAAAAAACCCAGCCAATCTCGACAATCATTCCACTACTTCTCAGGAAATTCTGACAAAATTCAAAGCAATAAAAGTGCACAGGATTGGTACAGCAGGTAGGGCTACTGTACAAATTCCAGCTCCAAGCTGTGCTTTGGCCAGATTTAGAATAAATATACAAACGAAATCGAATAGGTTAAAGAATTACCAGCGAAGCGTTCACATGTGAAAAACTGAGATGATTTTCGAAAGAGGGAATGGAATCAGTAGAGCTCCAGATCTCAACACCCCTCGTTTTCTCTCTCTAAAGTGACGTGTGTCAGAAATTGCAGTGTTATATGGTGTATGTATAGATAGAGaatgtgtatgtatatgtacaTACATTATATATAGATTTATAGAAAGCTGTTTCTGGTGAGGATTTATTCTCCTTTTTGCCCTCCGATTTTGGTTATATTACCAATTTCCACCACGCGTGACTTTTTATTTATCATTATAttcttaatatttattttttgtcatCCACTTTTTCAAGCACAgcttataatataataaaagtcATTAACGAACATATTTATAGTAGGATGGTATTTATAATTATGTTAAAAATGTCAATAAGATCTGGACGAGATTTGACGCTCAAAAAAACATGTTATTTCATTTTGCCATCTGTTACCATACTAAATTAAATAATGCTCTTTTTCAGATAAAAAAATTACCACAGTATTTTGGAGTATATCATCAGTTCAAGCATTATCCATTAATCAACCAACTTTTTCCCCCAAACCAGCAAATCAGACTATATTGGATAAGAGAACAATAATAGTAAGGCATAATTTGGTACATGAGATAAGAgagagattgataaataatctttCATATCCCATATTTGGTAcgtttttaaaaagctcatgataatatcatgagcccttgataaataattttttagaaggataaaatatccctaatagaaggtgtgataattttaatcaaatgataaaatacacaacaaatgacttaatcaccctcaatttataaatgattttttataaatctatgctagtaagtaaaaattaaaatcaaataaatatttttttttatttttatatattatataatatgataattatataaatgatttcgagataattatataaataatttttataaatatcaataaaattattattatcactcgattaaccttaaaaattgatatttgatttgactcaaaaaatcaagggctcaattatcatattatataatatataaaattaggtaaaaataaataaatcatacaaGTACTATCGGCAcatgaacaaataaaaaatatgaactcaagcaacaactttgaaattataaaatttattatgataaagttaattttgtcattacaatttaatatataaatttaatcactcttattaaaatcatatcaaacattaaatataatatcctacatcttatttatccttaacttatctttatattatatatcacatatttatcctatcatgtgtaccaaactatgcctaagaGTGAACAAAATCCACCTCCAACACGAAATGCTAGTTATCTATGTTGTTGAAGTAAATACTATATACATTGGATCAACTAAGGTACTCGGCAACTTGATGTACTTTTGGGATGTCAAACTTTGATTATGAAACACGTCTATATTTCGTCTACATGTCCGAATTATGTGCTGAAATACAAGTGTAAAATAAATGCATCAGTACCCCATACTAAAAAGACACCTGCTCCATCCAATGCATCTTTACATCTGACTTAGAATATAAAATCCAGAACCCGATACGTCGGATGATTCAAATAGTTGAAAGGTCACAACTAAAAACATGCACAGACGGTAAATAAAGCATagcacataaaaaaaaaaaaaaacaagttttAGGAAAAGAGCTAAGAATTGGCTCTAAAAGAAGTAATTTAATAGTCGTAAAATCCTACCTCTACGTAAAGAAAAATGGACACATTTGTGATTCAAGAATCCGTTGACTGTTAGTTGCCAATCAACAATTAACGAGATACCACCAGAGCCTTTCCAAGCGTCCAAGCATGGAGAATCGAATCTTAG
This is a stretch of genomic DNA from Primulina eburnea isolate SZY01 chromosome 11, ASM2296580v1, whole genome shotgun sequence. It encodes these proteins:
- the LOC140804299 gene encoding uncharacterized protein, with product MEDSSKYAHSPAHLFVLRRDYVALRRIVAALPRLAKAGEVNTEAESVAAERDADAVSAVIDRRDVPGRETPLHLAVRLRDAISAEILMAAGADWSLQNENGWSALQEAVCTREENIAMIIARHYQPLAWAKWCRRLPRIVASAARIRDFYMEISFHFESSVIPFIGRIAPSDTYRIWKRGSNLRADMTLAGFDGFRIQRSDQTFLFLGEGHSSEDGNVSLPPGSLIVLAHKEKEITNAFEGAGVQPSEAEVAHEVALMSQTNMYRPGIDVTQAELVSHLNWRRQERTEMVGTWKAKVYDMLHVMVSVKSRRVPGAMTDEELFSVNEDDRMAGAGEHDDYDDVLTAEERMQLDSALHTGAGFGEDEDSEEDCHENLNGGSFGSCESNGVTKEKKSWFGWNKKGAKTPGDEPEDSKSLKFSKLASDDSKHKSNDSQRSSSEFLREDSGDLKKSKDKSGKKKKKKGTSGEPKNESEYKKGLRPVLWLTPDFPLKTEELLPLLDILANKVKAVRRLRELLTTKLPLGTFPVKIAIPIVPTIRVLVTFTKFEELQPTEEFSTPLSSPAHFQDGKSKESESSTSWISWMRGSRGGQSNDSEGRSFRDEVDPFHIPSDYTWVDANEKRRRMKAKKAKSKKHKRHGTTRNPDGNGTHRPCEEIE